A single window of Archangium gephyra DNA harbors:
- a CDS encoding cbb3-type cytochrome c oxidase N-terminal domain-containing protein, which translates to MSSNDKSGVLHVYDGIEEMDHHLPNWWLFILWSTIAFGFGYWFYYQVSGTGPGSMEVYKAEAAEAARNAASNKPVSDETLLALMQDAQSVEQGKAQFTQQCASCHGQKGEGLIGPNLTDKFWLHGGTPVAIHKTVSEGVVVKGMPAWERTLGAERVRSIVAYVLTLKDTNVPGKAPQGEPAQ; encoded by the coding sequence ATGAGCTCGAATGACAAATCGGGCGTTCTGCACGTCTATGACGGCATCGAGGAGATGGACCACCACCTGCCCAACTGGTGGCTGTTCATCCTCTGGAGCACCATCGCCTTCGGTTTCGGGTATTGGTTCTACTACCAGGTGAGTGGCACGGGCCCCGGCTCCATGGAGGTGTACAAGGCCGAGGCCGCCGAGGCCGCGCGCAACGCCGCCTCCAACAAGCCCGTGTCCGACGAGACGCTGCTCGCGCTGATGCAGGACGCGCAGTCGGTGGAGCAGGGCAAGGCGCAGTTCACGCAGCAGTGCGCCTCCTGCCATGGCCAGAAGGGCGAGGGCCTCATCGGTCCGAACCTCACGGACAAGTTCTGGCTGCACGGGGGCACGCCCGTGGCCATCCACAAGACGGTATCCGAGGGCGTGGTGGTCAAGGGCATGCCCGCCTGGGAGCGGACGCTGGGCGCCGAGCGCGTGCGCTCCATCGTCGCCTACGTGCTGACGCTCAAGGACACGAACGTGCCCGGCAAGGCCCCCCAGGGCGAGCCGGCGCAGTAG
- the ccoN gene encoding cytochrome-c oxidase, cbb3-type subunit I — protein sequence MQQQRIVYDDAITRRFIFASVLFGVVGLLVGCIVAAQLAWWQLNFGVPYLTFSRLRPLHTNAVIFAFVGNMMFAGVYYSTQRLLKTRMASDLLSKIHFWGWQAIIVSAAVTLPLGISTAKEYAELEWPIDIAIALIWVVFAINFFWTLAKRNEKNLYVAIWFYIATIITVAVLHIVNSLALPLGPLKSYSVFSGVQDALVQWWYGHNAVAFFLTTPILGIMYYFLPKAAERPVYSYRLSIIHFWALVFMYIWAGPHHLLYTALPDWAQSLGMVFSVALWAPSWGGMLNGLLTLRGAWHKLREDPVIKFLIAGVTFYGMATFEGPLLSIKSVSALGHYTDWIIGHVHGGALGWNGLMAAGMFYWLVPRLYGTKLHSVKAADLHFWTSTVGILLYMLAMWASGINQGLMWRATNPDGTLLYPNFVETLIAIRPMYIVRLIGGSLYLAGFLLMVWNLWKTARSGQAVDGETTVVVEEKAPETVVVGKPAWVAIVTGWPLLFALAIIGLSFFLGWSSPVRAIAIMGAMLALGEFAWIVARRNRETGGPSWFAIIEGRPLAFTVLTLLAILIGGVAELLPTILIKQAVPHHGEAQQPYSPLELQGRDLYVREGCYVCHSQMIRPFLAETQRYGDVSRAEEFIYDHPFQWGSKRTGPDLHRVGGKYPHLWHYTHLMDPRATSPGSNMPPYQWLADNKINVKQAPKKLSLMQKLGVPYTNADVDGAEARQKAQAEAITADLASQGVQVAWDSEMVALISYLQRLGRGPQDVAPAVPGGIQTASTTGGTP from the coding sequence GTGCAACAGCAACGCATCGTCTATGACGACGCCATCACACGGCGGTTCATCTTCGCCTCAGTGCTGTTCGGCGTGGTGGGCCTGCTGGTGGGCTGTATCGTCGCCGCCCAGCTCGCCTGGTGGCAGCTCAACTTCGGCGTCCCCTATCTGACCTTCTCCCGCCTGCGCCCGCTGCACACCAACGCGGTCATCTTCGCGTTCGTGGGCAACATGATGTTCGCGGGCGTCTATTACTCCACCCAGCGTCTGTTGAAGACGCGGATGGCGTCCGACCTGCTCTCCAAAATCCACTTCTGGGGATGGCAGGCCATCATCGTCTCGGCGGCCGTCACGCTCCCGCTCGGCATCTCCACCGCCAAGGAGTACGCCGAGCTCGAGTGGCCCATCGACATCGCCATCGCGCTCATCTGGGTGGTCTTCGCCATCAACTTCTTCTGGACGCTGGCGAAGCGCAACGAGAAGAACCTCTACGTCGCCATCTGGTTCTACATCGCCACCATCATCACCGTGGCGGTGCTGCACATCGTCAACAGTCTGGCATTGCCGCTCGGCCCGCTGAAGAGCTACTCCGTCTTCTCCGGCGTGCAGGACGCGTTGGTGCAATGGTGGTACGGCCACAACGCCGTCGCCTTCTTCCTCACCACGCCCATCCTGGGCATCATGTATTACTTCCTGCCCAAGGCGGCCGAGCGCCCGGTCTATTCCTACCGGCTCTCCATCATCCACTTCTGGGCCCTGGTGTTCATGTACATCTGGGCCGGTCCGCACCACCTGCTCTACACCGCGCTGCCGGATTGGGCGCAGTCGCTCGGCATGGTGTTCAGCGTGGCGCTGTGGGCTCCGTCCTGGGGCGGCATGCTCAATGGCCTGCTCACCCTGCGCGGCGCCTGGCACAAGCTGCGGGAGGATCCCGTCATCAAGTTCCTCATCGCCGGTGTCACCTTCTACGGCATGGCCACCTTCGAGGGCCCGCTGCTCTCCATCAAGTCGGTGAGCGCGCTCGGTCACTACACGGATTGGATCATCGGCCACGTGCACGGTGGCGCCCTGGGCTGGAACGGCCTCATGGCGGCCGGCATGTTCTACTGGCTGGTGCCCAGGCTGTACGGCACGAAGCTGCACTCGGTGAAGGCGGCCGACCTTCACTTCTGGACGAGCACCGTGGGCATCCTGCTCTACATGCTCGCGATGTGGGCCTCGGGCATCAACCAGGGCCTCATGTGGCGCGCCACCAACCCGGACGGGACGCTGCTCTACCCGAACTTCGTGGAGACGCTGATCGCCATCCGGCCCATGTACATCGTCCGCCTGATCGGCGGCTCGCTGTACCTCGCGGGCTTCCTGCTGATGGTGTGGAACCTCTGGAAGACGGCCCGCTCCGGCCAGGCGGTGGATGGCGAGACGACCGTGGTGGTGGAGGAGAAGGCTCCCGAGACCGTGGTGGTGGGCAAGCCCGCGTGGGTGGCCATCGTCACCGGTTGGCCGCTCCTGTTCGCGCTGGCCATCATCGGCCTCAGCTTCTTCCTCGGTTGGTCGAGCCCCGTGCGCGCCATCGCCATCATGGGCGCCATGCTGGCCCTGGGGGAGTTCGCCTGGATCGTCGCCCGGCGCAACCGGGAGACGGGTGGGCCTTCCTGGTTCGCCATCATCGAGGGCCGCCCGTTGGCCTTCACCGTGCTGACGCTGCTCGCCATCCTCATCGGCGGCGTGGCGGAGCTGCTGCCCACCATCCTCATCAAGCAGGCGGTGCCGCACCATGGCGAGGCCCAGCAGCCGTACTCTCCCCTGGAATTGCAGGGACGTGACCTGTACGTGCGCGAGGGCTGCTATGTCTGCCATTCGCAGATGATCCGTCCCTTCCTCGCCGAGACACAGCGCTACGGCGACGTCTCCCGGGCCGAGGAGTTCATCTACGATCACCCCTTCCAGTGGGGCAGCAAGCGCACCGGTCCGGACCTGCACCGCGTGGGCGGCAAATACCCCCACCTCTGGCACTACACGCACCTGATGGATCCTCGCGCCACCAGCCCCGGCTCCAACATGCCGCCGTACCAGTGGCTCGCGGACAACAAAATCAACGTCAAGCAGGCGCCCAAGAAGCTGTCGCTGATGCAGAAGCTTGGCGTGCCCTACACCAACGCCGACGTGGACGGTGCCGAGGCACGCCAGAAGGCCCAGGCCGAGGCCATCACCGCGGACCTGGCCAGCCAGGGTGTCCAGGTGGCGTGGGACTCGGAGATGGTGGCCCTCATCTCCTACCTGCAGCGGCTCGGACGCGGGCCCCAGGACGTGGCTCCGGCGGTGCCGGGCGGAATCCAGACGGCCTCGACGACGGGAGGGACTCCCTGA
- a CDS encoding heavy metal translocating P-type ATPase codes for MPVSQPIEHASASCLHCGSPVPQGSPLRGFCCAGCEAVHGLLVDQGLTRYYSLADGKTAPAPEPRQDRGFAWLEPLVARAESSTGSVCTLELDVQGIHCAACVWLMNELFRRQSGGASLTVNPALGKVRLAWRKGAFEVAGFLRSVEGFGYLFGPSRKRPESASLDLPIRLGICAAITMNVMLFSVSFYVGLTPADGDVFSLFSQLSVWLSTGVVLVGGWPFFRSAWRGLRSGVLHLDLPIALGILLVFSTSLLKARDGRGDLAYFDTLNTFVTLMLVGRWLQQRVLERNRRFLLEDDGADGLFARRQEGDRLVTVRAAQLRAGDVLVIAPGELVPVDAELLDANASFSTDWVTGEPDVRAVARGGDVPAGAFNAARAAAHLRARTDFQDSPLVALLRQTPSVPGRVPAHARFWNAVSRRWVVSVLLVSGLGLALWLPQGQDKALQVAVALLVVTCPCAIGIAVPLAYELTQTRLRRLGLFVRSQDLLDRLPRVRKVLFDKTGTLTLGRLELVDREAVDALAPGLRDVAFDLASRSNHPVSRCLAAALSRAGARFTAGVRVTEHPGLGLELLREDGMWRLGAPEWAAPGATGPGGTVLARSGQLLATFALRESVRADARREIQALREAGHEVWLISGDAPARVRAMAEALEVPVAHALGGQRPEDKAEAVARMDQADTLYLGDGVNDSLAFERAFCAGTPAIDRPVLPGKSDFFLMGEGLSAIREALELSGRLRRVVRQVIGISLAYNGVTVAVSLAGLMTPLRAAVVMPLSSLSLILFTLVRLSVRRPPAAGATARALKEVPA; via the coding sequence ATGCCGGTCTCCCAGCCAATCGAGCATGCCTCGGCCTCGTGCCTCCACTGTGGCAGCCCCGTTCCCCAGGGCTCGCCGCTCCGGGGCTTCTGCTGCGCCGGCTGCGAGGCCGTCCACGGCCTCCTCGTGGACCAGGGCCTCACCCGCTACTACTCGCTGGCCGACGGCAAGACGGCGCCCGCCCCAGAGCCCCGGCAGGACCGTGGCTTCGCCTGGCTGGAGCCGCTCGTGGCCCGCGCCGAGTCCTCCACCGGCTCCGTGTGTACGCTCGAGCTGGATGTGCAGGGCATCCACTGCGCCGCATGCGTCTGGCTGATGAACGAGCTGTTCCGCCGCCAGTCCGGCGGGGCCTCGCTCACCGTCAATCCGGCGCTCGGCAAGGTGCGGCTCGCCTGGCGCAAGGGCGCCTTCGAGGTGGCCGGCTTCCTCCGCTCCGTCGAGGGCTTCGGCTACCTCTTCGGCCCCAGCCGCAAGCGCCCCGAGTCCGCCTCGCTCGACCTGCCCATCCGGCTCGGCATCTGCGCCGCCATCACGATGAACGTGATGCTCTTCTCGGTGAGCTTCTACGTGGGGCTCACCCCGGCCGACGGCGACGTCTTCTCCCTCTTCAGCCAGCTCAGTGTGTGGCTCTCCACCGGCGTGGTGCTGGTGGGCGGCTGGCCCTTCTTCCGCTCGGCCTGGCGCGGGCTGCGCAGCGGCGTCCTCCACCTGGATCTGCCCATTGCCCTGGGCATCCTCCTCGTCTTCTCCACCTCGCTGCTCAAGGCGCGCGATGGCCGGGGAGACCTGGCCTACTTCGACACGCTCAACACCTTCGTCACCCTGATGCTGGTGGGCCGCTGGTTGCAACAGCGCGTCCTGGAGCGCAACCGGCGCTTCCTCCTGGAGGATGATGGCGCGGATGGCCTCTTCGCCCGCCGGCAGGAGGGAGACAGGCTCGTCACCGTGCGTGCCGCCCAGCTGCGCGCGGGCGACGTGCTCGTCATCGCCCCGGGCGAGCTGGTGCCCGTGGACGCCGAGCTGCTCGACGCGAACGCCAGCTTCTCCACCGACTGGGTGACGGGCGAGCCGGACGTGCGCGCGGTGGCGCGGGGTGGGGACGTGCCCGCCGGAGCCTTCAACGCGGCCCGCGCCGCCGCCCACCTGCGCGCCCGCACGGACTTCCAGGACTCGCCGCTGGTGGCCCTGCTGCGCCAGACGCCCTCCGTGCCCGGCCGTGTTCCCGCCCACGCGCGCTTCTGGAACGCCGTGTCCCGCCGCTGGGTCGTCTCCGTGCTGCTCGTCTCCGGGTTGGGGCTCGCCCTCTGGTTGCCCCAGGGCCAGGACAAGGCGCTGCAGGTGGCCGTGGCGCTCCTCGTGGTGACGTGCCCTTGCGCCATCGGCATCGCCGTGCCGCTCGCCTACGAGCTCACCCAGACGCGCCTGCGCCGGCTCGGCCTCTTCGTTCGCAGCCAGGACCTGTTGGACCGGCTGCCCCGCGTGCGCAAGGTGCTCTTCGACAAGACGGGCACGCTGACGCTCGGCCGGCTGGAGCTGGTGGACCGCGAGGCCGTGGACGCGCTCGCGCCCGGGCTGCGCGACGTGGCCTTCGACCTGGCCTCGCGCAGCAACCACCCGGTGAGCCGGTGTCTCGCCGCGGCACTTTCTCGCGCTGGCGCACGCTTCACCGCTGGCGTACGAGTCACGGAGCACCCCGGGCTGGGCCTGGAATTGCTCCGAGAGGACGGGATGTGGCGGCTGGGTGCCCCAGAATGGGCGGCACCTGGTGCCACGGGACCGGGAGGGACTGTCCTCGCCCGCAGCGGGCAGCTCCTGGCCACCTTCGCCCTGCGCGAGTCCGTGCGTGCCGATGCACGCCGGGAGATTCAAGCGCTGCGCGAGGCTGGCCATGAAGTGTGGCTCATCTCTGGTGACGCACCCGCTCGGGTGCGCGCCATGGCCGAGGCCCTGGAGGTGCCGGTGGCGCATGCGCTCGGCGGCCAGCGGCCCGAGGACAAGGCCGAGGCGGTGGCGCGCATGGATCAAGCGGACACGCTCTACCTGGGCGACGGCGTCAACGACAGCCTCGCCTTCGAGCGCGCCTTCTGCGCGGGGACGCCCGCCATCGACCGGCCGGTGCTGCCGGGCAAGTCCGACTTCTTCCTCATGGGCGAGGGCCTCTCGGCCATCCGCGAGGCGCTGGAGCTCTCCGGCCGCCTGCGCCGGGTGGTGCGCCAGGTGATTGGAATCTCGCTCGCCTACAACGGGGTGACGGTGGCGGTGAGCCTCGCCGGGCTGATGACGCCGCTGCGCGCGGCCGTGGTCATGCCGCTCAGCTCCCTGTCCCTCATCCTCTTCACCCTCGTGCGCCTCTCCGTGCGCCGCCCGCCCGCGGCGGGAGCGACGGCACGGGCATTGAAAGAGGTGCCCGCATGA
- a CDS encoding cbb3-type cytochrome oxidase subunit 3, whose amino-acid sequence MWRQFYAGMDLVHLPLFTLILFLVVFTGVTAWVFLARRGQDYDAISRLPLAETGAVTSDSRGERIHHELE is encoded by the coding sequence ATGTGGCGCCAATTCTACGCGGGCATGGACCTGGTCCATCTGCCGCTCTTCACCCTGATTCTGTTCCTCGTGGTCTTCACCGGCGTCACGGCGTGGGTGTTCCTCGCTCGGCGTGGCCAGGACTACGACGCGATCTCCCGGCTGCCGCTGGCCGAGACGGGCGCGGTGACTTCCGACTCCCGCGGCGAGAGGATCCACCATGAGCTCGAATGA
- the ccoG gene encoding cytochrome c oxidase accessory protein CcoG, whose translation MAQPRASGPDTGHLSSIRPDGSRLAIHPSDVRGRFITWRHIVFAVLIAIYAVMPFIRMGGHPAIHLDVAARRFYLFGGTFNAQDFWIVLFLLTTAGFSLLFATAWLGRVWCGWACPQTVFLEGVYRRIERWIEGPRERRLKLAAGPWTPERVLRAVTKHGAFLAVSWLLAHVALAFFVSVKGLGTMVLDGPGGHAVPFAWAMAVTGALYFNFAWFREQLCVVLCPYGRLQSAMQDRDSLLIGYDIARGEPRGRLVKAKLALAEAPRQGDCVDCRKCVTACPTGIDIRNGLQMDCIACAQCVDACDEVMDKLGRPQGLIRYDSLNGLEGQPRRVVRPRLLLYGGLLVCSALALTVSLVGRTPFEANLLRFQGLPYFLEGTTVRNQFELHLVNKNPVESTFTVRVDSPVPANVVVPQQEVTLGSLESFRLPLFVTVERSPRVPFVFKVEVSDQASGQVRRLEARFLGPPGPSR comes from the coding sequence ATGGCACAGCCTCGAGCTTCCGGGCCGGACACCGGGCACCTCTCCTCCATCCGGCCAGATGGCTCCCGGCTGGCCATCCATCCCTCGGACGTACGCGGCCGCTTCATCACCTGGCGGCACATCGTCTTCGCGGTGCTGATCGCCATCTACGCCGTGATGCCATTCATCCGGATGGGGGGCCACCCCGCCATCCACCTGGATGTGGCCGCGCGCCGCTTCTACCTCTTCGGCGGTACCTTCAACGCGCAGGACTTCTGGATCGTCCTCTTCCTGCTCACCACCGCGGGCTTCTCCCTGCTGTTCGCCACCGCGTGGCTCGGCCGCGTGTGGTGCGGCTGGGCCTGTCCCCAGACGGTGTTCCTCGAGGGCGTCTACCGGCGGATCGAGCGGTGGATCGAAGGTCCCCGCGAGCGCCGGTTGAAACTTGCCGCCGGTCCCTGGACGCCGGAGCGGGTGTTGCGCGCGGTGACGAAGCACGGGGCGTTCCTCGCCGTGTCGTGGTTGCTGGCGCACGTGGCGCTGGCCTTCTTCGTCTCGGTGAAGGGCCTGGGCACCATGGTGCTGGATGGGCCGGGCGGGCACGCCGTGCCCTTCGCCTGGGCCATGGCCGTCACCGGCGCGCTGTATTTCAACTTCGCCTGGTTCCGCGAGCAGCTGTGCGTGGTGCTCTGCCCCTATGGGCGTCTCCAGTCGGCCATGCAGGACCGGGACTCGCTCCTCATCGGCTACGACATCGCCCGGGGCGAGCCGCGTGGCCGTCTGGTGAAAGCGAAGCTGGCGCTCGCGGAGGCTCCCCGTCAGGGAGACTGCGTGGACTGCCGCAAGTGCGTCACCGCCTGCCCCACGGGCATCGACATCCGCAATGGCTTGCAGATGGACTGCATCGCCTGTGCGCAGTGCGTGGATGCCTGTGACGAGGTGATGGACAAGCTGGGGCGGCCCCAGGGCCTCATCCGTTACGACTCGCTCAACGGGCTGGAGGGGCAGCCCCGCCGCGTCGTCCGGCCACGTCTGCTCCTCTATGGAGGGCTGCTGGTGTGCTCCGCCCTCGCGCTCACGGTGAGCCTGGTGGGCCGCACGCCCTTCGAGGCCAACCTGCTGCGCTTCCAGGGCCTGCCCTACTTCCTGGAGGGCACCACGGTGCGCAACCAGTTCGAGCTGCACCTGGTGAACAAGAACCCGGTGGAGTCCACCTTCACCGTCCGGGTGGACAGCCCCGTGCCCGCCAACGTGGTGGTGCCCCAGCAGGAGGTGACGCTGGGCTCGCTCGAGAGCTTCCGGCTTCCCCTCTTCGTCACCGTGGAGCGGAGCCCGCGCGTGCCCTTCGTCTTCAAGGTCGAGGTCTCCGACCAGGCCTCCGGGCAGGTGAGACGGCTGGAGGCCCGCTTCCTGGGGCCTCCGGGCCCGAGCCGGTAA
- a CDS encoding zinc dependent phospholipase C family protein gives MNRSLSSMPTFRSSLARAPLAACLFLAVLGFALPAQAWKPITHVYLAEKARAEMLSQNGSVSLHQTDFWNRAQMGLIGTYPVSSPIHQALRDYPAYFRAGVLGPDAYPDMLFGQSVIHPDTGEHGSDSDPWLRHLYARASTPQQRAFVMGFLSHAAGDMFAHTFVNHYAGGPFAFANDNAKRHIVTEGHIANRTPYLGDLSYADWTRYTIDTSAVNTFIHDNMIDARRSRDGTWSNDVWKLTRNTRAYSPARLFAELRAGLEDKIEAYYAHVRWLRDQIRYHEDRCNWRPWTWGHCAQAGYYRTVLFGYKFVAGLAIQYVEAWVQDINRGLRAWPETSTEVARNLFMQLNHKANVPGAKTALLNYKSQYLCSMMGAPDAFCTLSNLVESLIDAITFKIDLFRELKLRLLDYVVEKATDHDTAYWAAIFDPDSNMVNQEVPSNPSGTASSTQMDQLMFISGSPARFDMMRFAPAYNTYAATKMSFVDNPQHWSSVINTLGWWTADLPLKMSEFDAPRGFNGQVMLGFIRSMDQDNQWATPKRMFIAQNPTLFMNLFMQQTGDVFDPTNNTILQAERLTEKNAWIHGANKHLYSTFNTNNATTGTSERKIFLRPGETLTLGTCGVPGASSGSNTYLRLFAPGGVEVAANDNACGGLQSQFTYTVPSGALADDYTLRAGCAGNGACGGTVAWTISGSYTYSASNTNNANYNYTPRGLRLVEGQRLQLGTCGVPGAWGNGDTYLRLYTNAGIQMTYNDDSCGWLSKIHYVVPWETSGDHQVRSGCFNNTSCSGTVSYVLSAAYTD, from the coding sequence ATGAACCGCTCCCTCTCCTCCATGCCCACCTTCCGCTCGTCCCTCGCCCGGGCCCCGCTCGCGGCCTGTCTCTTCCTGGCGGTGCTCGGCTTCGCCCTGCCCGCCCAGGCCTGGAAGCCCATCACCCACGTCTACCTCGCGGAGAAGGCCCGCGCGGAGATGCTCTCCCAGAACGGCTCCGTCTCCCTGCACCAGACGGACTTCTGGAACCGCGCGCAGATGGGCCTCATTGGCACCTATCCGGTGTCCAGCCCCATCCATCAGGCGCTGCGTGATTATCCGGCGTACTTCCGCGCGGGCGTGCTGGGGCCCGACGCCTATCCGGACATGCTCTTCGGACAGAGCGTCATCCACCCCGACACGGGAGAACACGGCAGCGACTCGGATCCCTGGCTGCGCCACCTCTATGCCCGGGCGAGCACGCCCCAGCAGCGGGCCTTCGTGATGGGCTTTCTTTCCCATGCCGCGGGCGACATGTTCGCCCACACCTTCGTCAACCACTACGCGGGCGGGCCCTTCGCTTTCGCCAATGACAATGCCAAGCGGCACATCGTCACCGAGGGCCATATCGCCAACCGCACGCCCTATCTGGGAGACCTGTCCTACGCCGACTGGACGCGCTACACCATCGACACGTCGGCGGTGAACACCTTCATCCACGACAACATGATCGACGCCCGGCGCTCGCGGGATGGCACCTGGAGCAACGACGTCTGGAAGCTCACCCGGAACACGCGGGCCTACAGCCCGGCACGCCTCTTCGCGGAGCTGCGCGCCGGCCTGGAGGACAAGATCGAGGCCTATTACGCTCACGTCCGCTGGCTGCGGGATCAGATCCGCTATCACGAGGACCGGTGCAACTGGCGGCCTTGGACGTGGGGGCACTGTGCCCAGGCGGGCTATTACCGGACGGTCCTGTTTGGCTACAAGTTCGTCGCCGGCCTGGCCATCCAATACGTGGAAGCCTGGGTCCAGGACATCAACCGCGGCTTGAGGGCCTGGCCCGAGACGAGCACCGAGGTGGCGCGCAACCTCTTCATGCAGCTCAACCACAAGGCCAACGTGCCCGGGGCCAAGACCGCGCTGCTCAACTACAAGAGCCAGTACCTGTGCTCGATGATGGGCGCGCCGGACGCGTTCTGTACGCTGTCCAACCTCGTCGAGTCCCTCATCGACGCCATCACCTTCAAGATCGATCTGTTCCGGGAGCTCAAGCTGCGCCTGCTCGACTACGTGGTGGAGAAGGCCACGGATCACGACACCGCCTACTGGGCCGCGATCTTCGACCCCGACAGCAACATGGTGAACCAGGAGGTGCCCAGCAATCCCTCCGGCACCGCCTCCAGCACGCAGATGGATCAATTGATGTTCATCAGCGGGAGTCCCGCACGCTTCGACATGATGCGGTTCGCCCCGGCCTACAACACCTATGCGGCCACCAAGATGTCGTTCGTCGACAACCCGCAGCACTGGTCGTCGGTGATCAACACCCTCGGCTGGTGGACCGCGGATCTGCCCCTGAAGATGAGTGAATTCGATGCACCCCGCGGCTTCAACGGCCAGGTCATGCTCGGCTTCATCCGCTCCATGGACCAGGACAACCAGTGGGCCACCCCGAAACGGATGTTCATCGCGCAGAACCCCACGCTCTTCATGAACCTCTTCATGCAGCAGACGGGTGACGTGTTCGACCCCACGAACAACACCATCCTGCAAGCGGAACGGCTGACGGAAAAGAATGCGTGGATCCATGGCGCCAACAAGCACCTGTACTCCACGTTCAACACGAACAACGCCACCACCGGCACCAGCGAGCGGAAGATCTTCTTGCGTCCTGGAGAGACGCTCACGCTGGGCACCTGCGGCGTGCCGGGGGCGAGCTCGGGCTCCAACACCTACCTGCGGCTGTTCGCCCCTGGGGGCGTGGAAGTGGCGGCCAATGACAACGCATGTGGCGGCCTGCAATCCCAGTTCACCTATACCGTCCCGTCCGGGGCCCTCGCCGACGACTACACGTTGCGCGCCGGCTGCGCGGGTAACGGAGCCTGCGGCGGCACGGTGGCGTGGACCATCAGCGGCTCCTACACCTACTCGGCGAGCAACACCAACAACGCGAACTACAACTACACCCCGCGGGGACTGCGGCTCGTGGAGGGCCAGCGCCTCCAGCTTGGCACCTGCGGTGTGCCGGGAGCCTGGGGCAATGGCGACACCTACCTGCGGCTGTACACGAACGCGGGGATCCAGATGACCTACAACGACGACTCGTGTGGATGGCTGTCGAAGATTCACTACGTCGTGCCCTGGGAAACGAGCGGCGACCACCAGGTGCGCTCCGGCTGCTTCAACAACACCAGCTGTAGCGGAACGGTGAGCTACGTGCTCTCCGCGGCGTACACCGACTGA